The DNA window TTGCAGTTCAATTGATATACAACAAAGTATGAGCAAGGCTGGATGTCCATATGATAATGCACCCATGGAACGATATTTTAATACCTTGAAAAATGAATTAATATATCATCACTATTATCATAATGATAGAGAGCTTAATGAATCTGTAAATTATTTTTCATATGTTTGGTATAACCATGTAAGACCGCATTCATTTAATGAGGGATTGACACCCTTTGAAGCAAGGTATAAAAGTTTTAAATATTAGGTCAAGGTGTTACAAAAAAGCTTGACCACTGCAAAATTGTGTGGCATACACAAGTAGATACATACCAAACAGCGAAGGGAAGTATTTTCTTTTTGACGGTACAAGGTGTGCCGCACCTTTTATTCTGCTATCCTTATTGTTTATAGCATGATAAGGGATGAACTGGGTTTATCAAAACTAACTGGTGAAATTGCTAATAAGTGGATTAGATATGTTGCTAAAGACTTAGGTGAACCAGGGAAAGGCCTTGAAGGTGGATGGGGGCTGATGAGACTTCCGAATATTGATGAAGTAGGCCTTAAAAGCAAATACGAATGGAGCAAATATTTCAATGAAAATTTATGGTTGAGCTAGAAGGCTCTTTTTTTATTACTAAAATGGAGGTGCAAATGTGGAAACAGAAGCATTAAAACTAGCAGCATCCCAGGGGATATGGGCGCTTTTATTTGTAAGTCTGCTGCTGTATGTACTAAAAAAGCAGGAGGCTCGGGATAAAAAGGCATACGAGAGGGAAGCAAACTATCAAATTATAATCACACAGCTCATGGAAAAGTTGAACGTCATTGAAACTGTCGCAGATGATGTGAACGATATTAAAGATGCACTTTTTAAATAGGGGGGTGTTTTAATTGAAAATATGCATCGACCCAGGGCATGGGGGCAAGCAACCGGGAGCCGTAGGTACAAAAGTCGTAGAAAAAGATATTGTGTTAAAAGTAGCATTAGAGGTTGGGGGGCATATCACAAGGCATGGCATAGAAGTAATATATACCAGGACAACGGATATTGATGTAAGCCTGCAAGGGCGCTGCGACATAGCAAATAATGCAAAAGCAGATTACTTTCTTTCTATACATGCTAATAGCTTTACTGGTCCTTCAGCGAATGGCACTGAAACATATTACTATAAAGGCGATGAAAAGGGATTGCTCATGGCTAGGTGTATTCAGGAAAGCTGTGTTGCCGTAACAGGGTTGAGTGATAGGGGATTGAAAACCTCTGATTTACATGTAATCAATGAGACAAAAATGACGGCAGTGTTGCACGAAATAGCTTTTTTAAGTAATCCAAAAGAGCAGGAGCTACTGCTTAATGATTGTTGGCTTTACAAGGTAGCTGAAGCTATAGCTAAAGGGTTTCTTAAGTCAGTTTATATTCCATGGGTGCCGGAAGTCGTTATCCCGGATGAAGAAGTATCATTGAAAGATAAAATTGACACTTTGACAAAAGAAAATGAAGATCTCAGAGAAAAAATAAATAAAATAATTGAAATTATCGAGGAATGAAAAGATGAAAGAATTTTTATGGGAGTTCAGATTTTTTATTGTAATAATATTTGCTTTGAGTTTATATGCGCTGTTTGCCTGGCAGGATTTTAAAACAAAAGCATACGCCCTAATGCTGCAGGCTAAGAGCCTTGCAAAAGATGCTGTGCTTAAATCAGGAGACCAACAGGCTGAATGGGTGGTAAAAAAGGCTTATCAGTTTTTACCTAAGAGCATAACAATATTTTTAAGCGAGGAAACCATGTATAAGATCGTTAAGACTTTATATGATAAAGCTAAAGATTATTTGGACGATGGAAAGCTGAATAGCAGTATAAAGTAGCTGCTTATCCTTGTCTAATGCAACCTGCATATGTTTGTACAGGCTTCATTTGCATGGGCGCAGCAAATGGGTGAAAGCTCATATTCTAGCAGCAGAATGATTAAATCCAGGCGTCGCACATTCGAATTGTGTCAGGCCTATGAATACCCCCTGTAATCACAAAGACTACAGGGGGTATTCTTTTTTTTGTATTTCTTCTAGAATCTCCTTAATGAGTTTATCAATTTCTTCTGCCAATTCCTGACTTATATAATCTTCATTATAACTTAAATATTCTAATGATTCCATTAATGTCACTCCCCGTAAGTTAATACCATTCAACGGAATAAAAATAAAGGCATGCATAATTAGACCTGTATATAAAATGCAATGAAGCCTGCACAAATACATGTAGGCTTCATTGCATTTTATATAACATAATGGAGCCCATTCTTATGTACCATTATGTTATATGGAACAAAAACAGATATCGGGGTAGTTTAAAAAACTTTAATTATTTAACTTAATAATACAGAGGTATTAGCCCTCCTTGTTTATAATATGAATCAAGTACTATTTTTCGTCCATATATCAAAAAACATTACGAAAATAAAAAAATATTACAGTAATTTGGCGAATTCTTTATGAAAATTACGTAAGTCGGGGCAACGGTAGTGTGCGTCTGCAAAGTGTGATCCGCTTGATATTTTCTGTTTGGCAACAAAGTGTCCCGAGGCGTTACAAGGGGGGCGTGCCACCTACAGGCTGTCGAATGCTCTTATTGCCGCAATCTCATTTCCGATAGGCCGCGAAAAAGCGGGGCGTGGTCACAACCACACTCCGCTTTTTCATGATATGCTGGTGATTATTTTTTTGAATGCCTTATTTTGCGGCGTAACTTTCAGCCGCAAAACAAATATAATAGCTCAAACCAGTCTGATGTTTTTCAAGCATTTGACGATGGAACTCATCGGTCATTAAAAATTTAGATTGAGCGGCAAAACCTTGTGCGTCGATGTCCATATCACGCCTCATAAACTGAATATGCTTTTCGATGGCAGAATGAACTTCATCTGCATTGGCACTAATACTGTTTCTAAGTGCATCTGCCATAAAAGCTATAAACCCTGCAGCTTCATTTGCCTTTTCATTCATAACGTCCCCATCAATCGTACTCATATCAATGGAATAGCCATAGTTTTCATGCAAATACTCGTTCTGTGGCTTTAATGCAGCTTCCCATTCTTGCCTGTTTAGGCCTGCAAACATCTTTTCTTTACTCATAGTAGCTCCTTTCTTAACATAGATAATAGTCTCTCCGAGCGTATGCAAAATGCCGCTAATCTTCTGTTGGCGCGCCATCAACAAAGTTTTTTGCTCACATAAGCACCGCAAGCGGGAGGGCTCGTTCTGCATGGCAGCTTTGATTTTTTCCAGTGGGAAATCAAGTTCACGGTAAAATAGGATTTGCTGAAGCCGCTCGAGCTCCTTGTCACCGTAGTATCTATATCCATTTTCTGCAATACTTTCCGGCATAAGCAATCCAATCTTCTGATAATGGTATAAGGTTTTTATTGTTACGCCAGATAGTTTTGCCACCTCGTGCACCGTGTATGACATGCAATTTCACCTCCGAAAACAACTATAAGGTCCGACCTAAGGTTGGAGTCAAGTGCTTTTTTTGGATTATGATATATTATTCTACCATATCGTTTACCTCTATCATGTGAATAAATAACTATATATAGTCATACAGGCCGTCTCTTGGATGTCTATCTCAATATTTTGGTTTTCAAATAAATTTAATTGACAATAGCAAAAAAGAAATTTATACTAAGTTTAGAACATTGTTCTAAACTTAGTATAAATTATCCTTATGAAAGGGGAGCTTCATATGAAAGAAATTGGAATTGCTGTCATTACGATTGTGGTCACTATTGTGATTGTGTTCAATGGCATCAATGGCAATAAAATTTTATTTATTAACGGTCCAAGATCGGCTGTTATCACACTGGGAGCTATCGGAATGCTCTTTTGCACAATAAGTATCGGTAAATTTATAACGGCTGCTCCCGCACATCCGTTGACAATACTGGGGTATCTTGTGGGTACTGTTGCCCTGCTGGTTTTATTAACGCAAATCTTTAAGTGGAATCTGCCTTTCGTACATGAACCGGAAACGGCGCTATACGTCATGGCAGCATGTATTGCAATAAAGACGGTTATTGGACGCTTCAGTCATTTCATAAGGTAGGGGAGGCTGTTATGAAGCAGGATATCAAAAGAAAAATAATAAATGCCACCATCAAGCTGATAGAAGAAAAAGCAAACAAACCTGAGGATGTTACCGTCAGGGATATCTGTAAGGAAGCCGAAGTTGGTCTGAGCCAAATAAACTATCATTTTCAGACCAAGGAGAACCTGATAGCTCAATGCATTCAGGAGATAATCGGCAATGTGATTAGTAATGTCCCAAGAGAGTCACCCTTATTACAAGGGAAAAGTGCCGCAGAAACATTGAAGCTAAGGATGCTTTATACCCTTAATTTTTTATATGCCAATGAAAACATCTCAAGGATATCTATCTTGACAGACCAGCATAATGCCCGCATAGGAGATAATACCAATCAAACTATTAATGGATATTCACCTTTGGTGGAGGCGGTTTGCAGGGAAAGAAATATCACTGCTGACCCTAAAGAGCTGGCCGCGCTGATGGTCTTTTCTTTGCAGGGTATGTTCTTGCGTACAGATGTGGTCAGGGATGTTTTGGGCATTGATTTAAGAAGCGAAGCCGGACGCAAGAAGTTGGCCGACAATTATGTGGAAACTACGTTTCGGGAAGTGTAATGCCGCCATTGCGGCGCAGGAGTAAAATAATGCTGATATATGACGACTATTATGAAATAAGCGATTTAAACACCGGGGAAGATGAGTTGAAAAGATATTGCAGGGACGAGGGCCTTGACTATTTATACACCGTCGCGAGCAGTGAGGAAGAGCCAGAAACTTATTCATTGTTGATTTTCCTTAAAAACTTGCTCAGTTTGCCCCAGTGAAGAAAAAATGAATGTACTATGAATATAAGAAGAACCAAGAAGACTATTCAAATATAAGGGAAGTGGGCACATTTGACCACTTCCTTTTCACTTTAACCCTTAACTTTTATTAGAGGTTTCAATTTCTGTTTTACTCTTAGCATCCTCCAAGACAGGCGGTTGAGGCCGTCGGCCTCCCGAGCTTCTGATACCTTGTGGAAATGTGAAAATGTCAAGCGGGTCGTATTTCTTTTTTACCTTTTTAAGCAAGGCAACATGTGAACCGTAATACTCTTCCAAATAATCGGGCAGTTGGTTATACGGGAAATTGACATAGGAACCCGTAGTTACGGCTGCGAGAGCCGGGAACTGGCGGTTGATCCACCTTCTGTTTTCCTCGGCAAATCTATTTTCCTCCCATGTGGTTTCCATCCAGATGATATAATGGGCATTTCGGTAAAAAAAAGCCGTTTCATCCTGTCCAATATCACGAACTCTGCCTCCTAGCGCATACATGGATAGCCCTGCAAACACAGAGCCATTTGGGCGCTTGCGAATCAGCCCCACAAGGTCTGAAATTTCACGTTTATTAAAAATTTTCATAACAAAACGGCTGGCAGACTGGAATTTTTCAAAGGGAGGATAATTGCTCCCGATGATTGTCACAGCATTAAGGAACGGCATATACTTAAAACTGTAATTAACTCTCGAAAGCTCGAGAAAAGGCTTTAAGAGCTGCTTTGCCTCACCTGGTTTTCCGTAAAAAATGCCCCGTGCAAGTATTGCCAGACCGTCGCTGACAGAGTTGTAAATTCTTGAAATCAGAGTGATTCTGGGATCGGCATCTTCCAGCCATCTTTGCCAGGTTTCAAGGAACTCCTCCTGTTCCTTCGGGGTCACATGGCGGTAATTGATTTCAATCAGAGTCACTTTCTCCACTTTATGCGGAAGCCTGAATTTCATCGACACAATAACGCCGAAATTTCCTCCCCCCGCGCCGCGACAAGCCCAGAAGAGATCAGCATTGCAACGCCGGTTTGCTTTCACAAGACAGCCTTTGTAATTAACAAGCTCAATTTCTTCAAGACTGTCGCATCCGAGCCCCAGATAACGGCAGGACAACCCCCAGCCGCCTCCTGTCACATAGCCGCTTAATCCTACGGTGGGGCAGGTGCCGCCGGGAAACGGGTATCCCTTTGAGGATACAAAT is part of the Oxobacter pfennigii genome and encodes:
- a CDS encoding integrase core domain-containing protein encodes the protein CSSIDIQQSMSKAGCPYDNAPMERYFNTLKNELIYHHYYHNDRELNESVNYFSYVWYNHVRPHSFNEGLTPFEARYKSFKY
- a CDS encoding FAD-binding oxidoreductase; the protein is MDICFCGLTGHIVVPEDPDYNKGRKDYNRAIQQYPLVINYCGNKRDVANAVNWSRKFNVPLRIRSGGHNYEGYSNGNGTLVIDISKMNRISLDASTNLLTAEGGVTNGQMYKFVSSKGYPFPGGTCPTVGLSGYVTGGGWGLSCRYLGLGCDSLEEIELVNYKGCLVKANRRCNADLFWACRGAGGGNFGVIVSMKFRLPHKVEKVTLIEINYRHVTPKEQEEFLETWQRWLEDADPRITLISRIYNSVSDGLAILARGIFYGKPGEAKQLLKPFLELSRVNYSFKYMPFLNAVTIIGSNYPPFEKFQSASRFVMKIFNKREISDLVGLIRKRPNGSVFAGLSMYALGGRVRDIGQDETAFFYRNAHYIIWMETTWEENRFAEENRRWINRQFPALAAVTTGSYVNFPYNQLPDYLEEYYGSHVALLKKVKKKYDPLDIFTFPQGIRSSGGRRPQPPVLEDAKSKTEIETSNKS
- a CDS encoding N-acetylmuramoyl-L-alanine amidase family protein, which codes for MKICIDPGHGGKQPGAVGTKVVEKDIVLKVALEVGGHITRHGIEVIYTRTTDIDVSLQGRCDIANNAKADYFLSIHANSFTGPSANGTETYYYKGDEKGLLMARCIQESCVAVTGLSDRGLKTSDLHVINETKMTAVLHEIAFLSNPKEQELLLNDCWLYKVAEAIAKGFLKSVYIPWVPEVVIPDEEVSLKDKIDTLTKENEDLREKINKIIEIIEE
- a CDS encoding BhlA/UviB family holin-like peptide gives rise to the protein METEALKLAASQGIWALLFVSLLLYVLKKQEARDKKAYEREANYQIIITQLMEKLNVIETVADDVNDIKDALFK
- a CDS encoding TetR/AcrR family transcriptional regulator produces the protein MKQDIKRKIINATIKLIEEKANKPEDVTVRDICKEAEVGLSQINYHFQTKENLIAQCIQEIIGNVISNVPRESPLLQGKSAAETLKLRMLYTLNFLYANENISRISILTDQHNARIGDNTNQTINGYSPLVEAVCRERNITADPKELAALMVFSLQGMFLRTDVVRDVLGIDLRSEAGRKKLADNYVETTFREV
- a CDS encoding MerR family transcriptional regulator; this encodes MSYTVHEVAKLSGVTIKTLYHYQKIGLLMPESIAENGYRYYGDKELERLQQILFYRELDFPLEKIKAAMQNEPSRLRCLCEQKTLLMARQQKISGILHTLGETIIYVKKGATMSKEKMFAGLNRQEWEAALKPQNEYLHENYGYSIDMSTIDGDVMNEKANEAAGFIAFMADALRNSISANADEVHSAIEKHIQFMRRDMDIDAQGFAAQSKFLMTDEFHRQMLEKHQTGLSYYICFAAESYAAK